Part of the Parcubacteria group bacterium genome, AATGCAATTTTTTCATTGCAATATCTCGTGCTTCTTTTGATTCCCATTCTGCAATTGCAATAAGTGTCCCTGGTTCATCAAGATTTCTATATAACACAGTGCCTTTTGCACCTGCTGATTTTTGAATAGCCGCGCTTCCCTTCCTCCAGGCATCAACATACTCTTGTTCGGTGTGTTCTGTCCTAATTTGCACTCTAAAGATGAATTTCATGGGTCCAGAACTTTTCCTATACCTTTGGAATCTCTAGGCTACCCCACACATCATCTTTCTCACACCAAAAAACGGTGCGGTCGTATTGTTTGCCATTACGCGAGTTTGAGCTGGTGTCTTCCACCTTTGCAACCATTTCTTCGCTACATTTTGGGCATTTCATAGAATACTTAAGGGACTATATACTTAATACTGCGGCTGCGCACCCTGCGGCGCCCCACTCTCAAGATCATTTGGTTCACCACGCTTAATTTTCTCCATATTCTCGACAAAGGATGACCAAATGAGCTTTAAAAAGATTTCATCCCAAAAATACCTCACGGGCTCGCCCAAATATTCAGCCCAGACAAAGACAACCCAACCCCACACATATTGGAAATTGCTCTGTGACTGCTCCGACTCGACTATGCTCCTGATATCAATACTGAAATAACTCAACACCAAAATACCGATAATGATCAAAATAACAAACTTTATTAGGCCCCTTTGGTTGTTTGAGGAGTATCTATAC contains:
- a CDS encoding antibiotic biosynthesis monooxygenase translates to MKFIFRVQIRTEHTEQEYVDAWRKGSAAIQKSAGAKGTVLYRNLDEPGTLIAIAEWESKEARDIAMKKLHSESAEIQNTLDRHKEFGDIEVIGNFEEVARIEPPAAR